The DNA window TCCGAGCTCGAACGAGAGGGCGACATTGTCCGACAATTTGCGTCCGATTCTGGCGTCGAACGGAAGGAATAGTCGCCCGGTCTGTCCGGTGATCGGATCGCCGAAGTTTATCCGGATGTCGGCGCTCGGGTAGAAGGTAATGAACCATCGGTCCGGTAGACCCAGGTTGAAGGTCGGCGCAAATTGCAGGTTGCTGATGTTTCTCTTGGTCGGATCGCCAGCGAAACTGACGTCGTATCGAACGATCGGCTCGATATAGCTGGATGAATTGATCTCCCACAGCGCGTAACGCGCACCGACAATCGGCATAATCTGCCATTTTCCTGAGCCGAAAGTGTCTCCGCCGGTGGGCGCGATAAGGCGCGCGCCAAAGCCGACCGCCCAACGTTGGCTCAGGTTATGGATGACGGCGGCCTGGACATCGGCATCGCCCGCCCCGTACAGGTAATCGCCATCGGGATTGCTTGACGAGATGGGGTTCTTGGCAAGCAGGGGCAGATCGGAGCGCAGCGCCAGAATCCACATAGGCGCCAGATCCAGCGCGTGATCATAACGCAGATTAAACGTCTCGGTCGTGACGTTGGTAATGGATCCCTTCGTGCTGCCGCTTCCTGGAGCCGTCTTATAATAGGTCATCATCTGAAACAGGTTCGACGGAGGCCTAAAGAAATCGTTGCCCGTATTTGCGCTTTGATCGCGGGAGGGCGCCTCTTGTGAGGATGCAATAGTCGGCCGCACGATCACAGCAACGAGGAGGCAAGCGCCGAAAAGCGTCCGGCCAACCATAACGGCTGCATCGCGTTCTTCCGATCCAGCGGAAATCCTCGCCTTCATGAACGCATCACACCCGTCCTTAGGCACGCAGCGATTCGAGGCCCACGTCGCAAGTGGTTCGATCAGTGTACCTGATAAGGTCGTCGGCCGCGCGGCTGCCGTCGTACGCAAATCGAGGGTTCGGCCCACAACACGCGATCATCGCGGAGGCCGTCGCTGCTCAAGCTTCCGAAGGTTGAGTTCGTCGACGACGGTCCCGGCAAGCCGGTCGGCATCAACCGGTTTATCGGACGAAAGGCCAATCTTCGCGTTCGGCAATTCGGACGGTGACCTGCAGATGTTGCAGTATACCGCGGGGGGCGACGGCGCGCGCTTCATGGGTATCGTGCATCACACCGATGCCGAACGGAAATCCATCTCAAACAATTGGGAATCACGGTACCGGCGCGCGCGCGAATATTTCGGTTCTGTCGTTGCGTCTTACAAACAGAGGTGAGCAGGACCTAGGTCCATCTCGACGTACCTCTGGTTTCCGTGGTGAGGTTTTGTTGCGCCTCGGCAAGCTGCGGCTACAAATCGTAGCTGTTCGCATCAAAAGGGTTCGATTGATCACTCGATACGCCAATGGCGGGAGCAATCTGATACTCGATCACCGCGCGTCAAGTTCGACGGGCACCAGAATTCGTCTTAAGAATGCAGGAGATCATGCGGCCCACACAAGGCTTTTCTGAAACGCCCCTTTAAGGAAACGGTCAGGAGAAACTCGGCCGATGACGATGATAAGTTAGATATCGGCGGCCAGCCTTCGGCCCGCCTTCTCCAGCCTTTTTTTGAGAGAAGAAATCGTGTCTGCGAGATCCTTCAGCTCGCCAGACTCAAGCTCCGAGAAAAGGAACCTGGTCAGCAGTGCTTGTTTAGAGGACAAGTCGCGAATCTGCCGAGACGCTTTTTCCGACAAGGACATCAGCACCACTCTGCCATCGTCCTTGGACGAAGTCCGCCGGAGGAGCCCTCCTTTTTCCAAGAGCTTAGACTGCGTGGTCACGAACGGCTGGCCGACATGAAGCAGCGTTGAAACGTCCTTCACCGGAACACCTTTGCCGCGATCCAAATCGGCCACCGCCATCAGGATCATCCACTGAGGCCCGCTGATTCCCAAGGCTTTGGCCCAGAACTGACGGATATCATTGAGATGAACGCTTATCGAGGTGAGGTCCCAGAGAAATTCCCGAATGACGTCCTGATTCTTGCCATTGTTGCCGGCCTCGCCTGTGGGATTGGGCTTTTCGTCCCAAGTTTCCCCTGCGGCCCGCAGGGAACGTGTCCGCTCGGTCATTGTCGCCTCGAATTCTCGATTCACTTAACTAGATCAATTAATTAAGTGCAGCAAGTCCCGCTTCTCGGCTGTGGCAAAAAGACCACACGTCCCTACATTCATTTATTTCATTAGATAAAGTATTTTGAAAAGATAGTTTAGGAATGCATTGTTCCGTTCGACGCTGATCGGGCGTTCCGCCGAAAACGATCTCTTCCACTTCTTACGGAAGCGAGGGGGCAAAGGCGCCTACGGCGGTTTTGGGGAAAAGGGCGCTGATATCCCGCGGATCCAGACCCTACAGAGCAACTTGGAGGTTTAATATGAAAGTGGTTAAGAGCCTTATCCTCGGCTCAGCGACGGGTCTTGTCGCCATGAGCGGGGCACAGGCGGCCGATCTTCCCGTAAAGGCCAAAGCGGTCGAATACGTGCGGATCTGCTCCCTGTATGGTGCCGGATTCTACTACATTCCGGGCACTGATACCTGCATCAAGATTGGCGGCTATCTGCGCATTGACACCACGTTCAACGGCAGTACCGTTTACGATGCACCGGCCTACAGCGGCGACTCCGGCCAGGGCAACCGGTTCTACGACCGATTTCAAAGCCGTTCTCGTATGGCGTTGACGGTCGATACCCGCACTGCGTCCGAATACGGCGTGGTCCGCACCTTCGCTCAGGGCGACTTCCAGTTCCAGAACTTCGGCACTGCCAACCCGGCAGCCATCAGTGCGGCGCCTACTGTTCTGGGTGGCTTGAATAATGCCACGCTGTCGAGCGTGGGCGGTGGCTATGTCGCCGTTGAATACGTGTTCATCCAGTTCGCTGGGTTCACCTTCGGTAAGTCGTCTTCGGCCTACGCAACGCCCTGGAACGGTTATCCGGGCAACAACTCGTCGTTCCTGATCGGTGGTAATGACTCCGTCACCGGCGTGAACAATATCCAGTACACCGCGCAGTTCGGCAACGGCGTGTCAGCCAGCGTTGGTCTCGATGATCCGACCGTGTTCAACCGCACCAGCCTCATCAATCTCTCGATTCCCTTTGGCACACCGGCCGCAGGCACCAATGGCTTGGGGACCAGCGCTTGGGGCGGAGCGTTTATGCCGGACGTTGTCGGAAACGTCCGGGTCGATCAGGCCTGGGGGCTGTTCCAGCTGTCGGGCGCATTGCATGCGGTCAATGGTTCGTACAACGTGCTGGGTGCGGGCGGCGTTCCTGTGACAGGCCTGACTCCTCTGACAGACTCCGTTCTTTCGGGTCATCCTGAAACGAAGTACGGCGGCTCGGTGATGGCAGCGTTGCAGATCAAGAACATCCCGACCGGTGCCGGCGATGACATCAAGTTCGATGCGAGCTGGGCCAAGGGTGACACCAAGAACGTGATCGCCACCTCGGGTAGTTCGCCGAACTTCCTGATGCTAGGTGGTGTTCCCGGCCAGTTTGGACCCGCCAACAGCCTCGCCTTTGGCGCGACCACGGATGGTGTCTGGCTTCCGACGGCTAACGGCGGCGATGGCTCGATCCACCTGACCGAGTCCTACGGTATCCGTGGTGCCTTCAACCACAACTGGGATCCATATTGGTCGAGCAGCTTGTTCGGCGGCATGGGCTGGGTGCGGTACGACGACACTGCACGGGCCAATATATGTGCGGACTTCGGCGCAGTGGTCCCAGGCCAAGGTATAACTTATAGCTGCAATCCGAACTACAGCATCTCGATGCTGGGTGTCGTTACCCGCTGGACCCCTGTCAATAACTTCACGTTCTCGGCGGAAGCCATCTGGACCCATCTGAATACCAGCTTCTCGGGAAGTGCCTTCTTCACGCCGGGTGCTCCTCAGCCGGCTCAGACCTGGAGCTTCGCCAACCAGGACACCGTGTCCCTCAACGTTCGCGTTCAGCGCAACTTCTGATCGCGATCATCTGACAACGCTCTAAAAAACCCCCGGCAGGAAACTGCCGGGGGTTTTTCTGTCCAAAGACCTCAAGCCCGGCGGAGGATGGGAACAACCACCTTGTTCGGGCGATCGTGGGATGA is part of the Bradyrhizobium canariense genome and encodes:
- a CDS encoding porin encodes the protein MKVVKSLILGSATGLVAMSGAQAADLPVKAKAVEYVRICSLYGAGFYYIPGTDTCIKIGGYLRIDTTFNGSTVYDAPAYSGDSGQGNRFYDRFQSRSRMALTVDTRTASEYGVVRTFAQGDFQFQNFGTANPAAISAAPTVLGGLNNATLSSVGGGYVAVEYVFIQFAGFTFGKSSSAYATPWNGYPGNNSSFLIGGNDSVTGVNNIQYTAQFGNGVSASVGLDDPTVFNRTSLINLSIPFGTPAAGTNGLGTSAWGGAFMPDVVGNVRVDQAWGLFQLSGALHAVNGSYNVLGAGGVPVTGLTPLTDSVLSGHPETKYGGSVMAALQIKNIPTGAGDDIKFDASWAKGDTKNVIATSGSSPNFLMLGGVPGQFGPANSLAFGATTDGVWLPTANGGDGSIHLTESYGIRGAFNHNWDPYWSSSLFGGMGWVRYDDTARANICADFGAVVPGQGITYSCNPNYSISMLGVVTRWTPVNNFTFSAEAIWTHLNTSFSGSAFFTPGAPQPAQTWSFANQDTVSLNVRVQRNF
- a CDS encoding MarR family winged helix-turn-helix transcriptional regulator, which produces MTERTRSLRAAGETWDEKPNPTGEAGNNGKNQDVIREFLWDLTSISVHLNDIRQFWAKALGISGPQWMILMAVADLDRGKGVPVKDVSTLLHVGQPFVTTQSKLLEKGGLLRRTSSKDDGRVVLMSLSEKASRQIRDLSSKQALLTRFLFSELESGELKDLADTISSLKKRLEKAGRRLAADI
- a CDS encoding transporter, which translates into the protein MKARISAGSEERDAAVMVGRTLFGACLLVAVIVRPTIASSQEAPSRDQSANTGNDFFRPPSNLFQMMTYYKTAPGSGSTKGSITNVTTETFNLRYDHALDLAPMWILALRSDLPLLAKNPISSSNPDGDYLYGAGDADVQAAVIHNLSQRWAVGFGARLIAPTGGDTFGSGKWQIMPIVGARYALWEINSSSYIEPIVRYDVSFAGDPTKRNISNLQFAPTFNLGLPDRWFITFYPSADIRINFGDPITGQTGRLFLPFDARIGRKLSDNVALSFELGVPIIRDYPVYNIKTQVRLNVTY